The genomic region GCTCACGCCCACGGCCGCATAGACGGCCGTGATGTCGTGCACGCTGATCGTGTACGCGAGCAGCGCGATGCACAGGATGCCGTAGACGATCAGCACCTTGGCCGGCCCGACGCGCTTCATCACGAGCGTGGCGACCAGCTTGCCGACGAAGAAGGCGAAGAACGTGGCGAGCAGGTAGTGCGACGCACCGCGCTCGGTGAGGCCGCCGATCTGCATCGCGAGCCGGATCGTGAAGCTCCACACGCCGACCTGCGCGCCGACATACAGGAACTGCGCGACGACGCCCGCGACGAAGCGCCGGTTGCCGAACAGGCGCGCGAGCGTGCCGCGCGCGTCGATCCGGTGCGTGGCCACGCTCGGGCCGTTGCCCTTGCAGGCCGGGTAGGGCGTGAGCGCGAACACGATGAACACGGCCACGAGCACGACGATCAGCCACTTGTACGGCTCGAGCGTGGCCTGGATCATCGCGAGCTGGTGCACGTGCGCGTCGGCGGCCGACATCGCGGCGAGCTGCGCATGCGACGCATCGCCTTCCTTGAAGATCAGGAAGCTGCCCATGTACACGCCGGCCATCGCGCCGAACGGATAGAACGTCTGCGAGATGTTCAGCCGCCGCGTGCTGGTTGCGCGCGGGCCCATCAGCGTCGAATACGAGTTCGATGCGGTTTCGAGGAACGACAGGCCGGCCGCGATCACGAACAGCGCGACGAGGAACATCCCGTACTTCGCCATCGATGCTGCGGGGAAGAACAGCAGGCAGCCGGTCGTGTAGAGCAGCAGGCCGACGAGGATCGTCGTCTTGTAGCTGAACTTCTTCACGACGGTCGCGGCCGGAATCGCGAGGAAGAAGTAGCCGAGATAGAACGCGGACTGCACGAATGCCGATTCGAAATCGGACAGGAAGAACGACTTCTTGAATTGCGCGATCAGCACGTCGTTCAGGTTCGCGGCGGTGCCCCACAGCGCGAACAGGCAGCACAGCAGCGTGAACGCGAAGAGCGGCGTGCGGTTCAGGTAATAGCCGTCGGGGGTGTGTTCGATCCTGGCTCGGCTCATGGGTGTCTCCTTCCCAATTGTCTCGTCGATGAAGGCGCCGCTTACATGCCGGCGTCGCGGAGGAAGCGTTCGAACGTCGCGGTGTCGGCGTACGACTTCTGCGTGCCGAGGCCCGTGACCGAATGCGCGGCATACGCGGACGCGTAACGCATCGCATCGAGTGCGTTGCGCGACGCGGCATAGCAGCGCGCGAAGCAGCCGATGTACGCATCGCCGGCGCCCGTCGTGTCGCGTGCGTCGACCGGCACGCCCGGCACATGCCGCACGCCGTCGCGCGATACCAGCAGCGAACCGTTGCTGCCGAGCGTGACGAGCACGTGCTTGAGCCCGCGCGCGACCAGCGCTTCGGCGGCACGCGCCGCGCTGTCGCGCGAATCGACCGGCATGCCGGACACGATCGCGAGCTCGGTTTCGTTCGGCACGAAGAATTCGACGGTGCGGATCCGCTCGAAATCGAGATCGGCCACCGCGGGCGCGGGGTTCAGCAGCACCGGAATGCCGTGCCGCGCGCCGAATGCGATCGCGTGATAGACGGTGTCGAGTTCGATCTCAAGCTGCAGCACGATCAGCGCGCATGCGGCGAGCTGCGGCGCGGCCGCGTCGATGTCGGCCGGCGTCAGGTGGCGGTTCGCGCCCTTGACGATCAGGATGCTGTTGCTCGAATCGGGTTCGACGAAGATCGGCGCGACGCCGCTCGGCACGCCGGCGACCTTGCGCACGTGCGTGGTGTCGATGCCTTCGCGCTCGAAGTTGCGGATCGTGTTGTCGGCGAAGACGTCGTCGCCGACCTTCGTGACCATCACGACGCGCGCGCCGAGGCGGGCGGCCGCGACGGCCTGGTTCGCCCCCTTGCCGCCGCAGCCGAGCTCGAAGTTCGGTGCTTCGAGCGTTTCGCCCCGGGCGGGCATGCGTGCGACGTAGGTCACGAGATCGACCATGTTGCTGCCGATGACGGCGATTGTCTCCATCTGCGTCTCTTCCTTGGTATGGGGTGCGCCGCGCGCGTGGTGGGCGGCGGCGTGCGACAGGTGGTAATAAAATCACATAAAATGTGAGAATGCAATCATGTGATGTTCGAAGGGTTACTTTTGTCGGGGCGCAGCTGTGCCGGCATGTGCTATCGATGCCGCCTGATGCAAGCCTTGATCCGGCCGGGCGGCGCTTTCGGCGCTGTTCCGATGCGCTCGTCCGGGCCGTGTCGAAACCGCTCGACGAAATGTCGCTCAGCAAGCTCGGCGTTGCTCAATGGGTGCGGCGTGCAGGCATGAGGGAATCCGAACGCAGCGGAAGGGGGCTGCCTCACCTTGCTGGGCGGCGGCCTGATGTGAACGGCGGTGCACCGGCTTCGGCAGGGCCCGCGCGCGCGAATCCGGACGCGACGGCCACGCGAATGGCCGGCACGTCGGCGACGATCCTCGACGCGTTCGATCCGACGTGCGGGTTCGCGCAGGCCGGCTCCAAATAACGGCGGCAGGGGCTCGGGAGGGCGCCTTTAAGTTCGGTTGCATACGCGTTCACGACGCGTGCGATGTGCGGACATCGCCGTCCGGGTCGTCCTCGGTACCCGTCGTCCGCACCGCGCCCGCGTGTGCCGAGCTGCCCGTCCCCTGAATACCGATCGGCGCCGCCAATGGGGATTCGGGGGTTCGCCACCGCTCGCCACGCTGACGGCCCGATTACCGTTTTGTCATCCACCCCGTTCCCGCTTGCACCGTACAGTGCGCCGTCGCCGTTTCCCGGTAACATCGCCGCATGTCACCACGACCGCGACGGAACCGCCATGCGCATCCTGATAGTTGAAGACGAGCCGAAGACGGGCGCCTACCTGAAGAAGGGCCTCGAGGAATCGGGGTTCAGCGTCGATCTCGCGAAGGACGGCGGCGAAGGGCTGACGCTCGCGCAGGAAGAGCGCTACGACGTGATCGTGCTCGACGTGATGCTGCCGGTGCTCGACGGCTGGGGCGTGCTGAAGCGGCTGCGCGACACGCATACGACGCCGGTGCTGTTCCTGACCGCGCGCGACGACGTGCAGGACCGCGTGCACGGCCTCGAGCTCGGCGCCGACGATTACCTGGTGAAGCCGTTCGCGTTCGTCGAGCTGCTCGCCCGCATCCGCACGCTCGCGCGGCGCGGGCCGCCGCGCGAAACCGAGCATCTCGCGGTGGGCGACCTCGAAATCGACGTCGTGCGCCGCCGCGTGAAGCGCGGCGCCACGCGGATCGACCTGACGCCGCGCGAATTCTCGCTGCTGCAGCTGCTCGCACGCCGGCAGGGCGAGGTGCTGAGCCGCACGCAGATCGCGTCCTACGTGTGGGACATGAATTTCGACAGCGATACCAACGTCGTCGAAGTCGCGATCCGGCGCCTGCGCGCGAAGATCGACGACGCATTCCCGGTGAAGCTGATCCACACGGTGCGCGGCGTCGGCTACGTGCTCGAGCCGAAGGACGACGCATGAGGTGGCCGCGTTCGCTGGCCGCGACGCTCGCCCTCGCGATTGCCGCGACCACGCTGGCCGCGTTCGGGCTCGTCGGCGTGTACGTGTACGCGAGCCTCGAGCGGCAGGTCAATACGCAGGACGACCTCGACATCGTGCTCGCCGCGCGCCATACGCGCCGGCTCGCGGGCGAGCTCGAATCGCTCGACGCGGTGCGCGCGCATACGGAGCGGCTCACGAGCCAGGTGCTCGGCAACGAGGCGCTGTCGATGGTCGTCACCGACGGGCAGGGCGACATGCTGGTGCGCCACAACGTCACGCTCGCCGCGCTCGACGACGCGCGGCCGGCCGCGTCGGCGCCGCTGGCCGACGCGCAGCTGGTTGCGCCGAATGCGGCGCCGATACCCGCGAACGACCGGATCACGGCCGATCGACTCGTCACATGGATCGCGGCGGGCGGCACGCCGATGCGCGGCGTCGTGATCGAAGCGTTGCTCGGCGACCGCACGCCGATTCACGTCGCGATCGCGCGCAACATGCGCGACCGGGCCGCGCTGCTCGACGGTTACCGCGACCGGCTCAAGCTTGCCGGCGGCCTCGGCGCGTTGTTCGCGCTGCTGCTCGGCTACGGGCTGATCCGCAGGGCACTCGAGCCGCTGCGCGAGATCGTCGACAACACCGGCCGGATCACGGTCGACAAGCTCGACACGCGGCTCGACGCGTCGCGCGCGCCGCGCGAGCTGCGGGCGCTCGTCGATGCGCAGAATGCGATGCTCGGCCGCCTGCAGCAGGCGTTCTCGCATCTGTCGCAATTCAGCGCCGATCTCGCGCACGACCTGCGGACGCCGCTGAACAACATGCGCGGCGCCACCGAAGTCGCGCTCGCGCGGCCGCGGCCGGCCGATGAATACCAGGCGCTGCTCGAATCGCATCTCGAGGAGTACGACCGGCTCGCGCGGATGATCGACAACGTGCTGTTTCTCGCGCGCGCCGAGCATCCGAGCTTC from Burkholderia sp. HI2500 harbors:
- the fucP gene encoding L-fucose:H+ symporter permease, with the translated sequence MSRARIEHTPDGYYLNRTPLFAFTLLCCLFALWGTAANLNDVLIAQFKKSFFLSDFESAFVQSAFYLGYFFLAIPAATVVKKFSYKTTILVGLLLYTTGCLLFFPAASMAKYGMFLVALFVIAAGLSFLETASNSYSTLMGPRATSTRRLNISQTFYPFGAMAGVYMGSFLIFKEGDASHAQLAAMSAADAHVHQLAMIQATLEPYKWLIVVLVAVFIVFALTPYPACKGNGPSVATHRIDARGTLARLFGNRRFVAGVVAQFLYVGAQVGVWSFTIRLAMQIGGLTERGASHYLLATFFAFFVGKLVATLVMKRVGPAKVLIVYGILCIALLAYTISVHDITAVYAAVGVSVFLGPCWPTIYGLTIDGLGKDTEYGGSILVMSIVGGAVVPLIQGLISDHTGGNMQLAFVVPLACFVVIVYYGFYCLRHLPAATPDAAADGNAPARYAATRNTSGA
- the rbsK gene encoding ribokinase, with protein sequence METIAVIGSNMVDLVTYVARMPARGETLEAPNFELGCGGKGANQAVAAARLGARVVMVTKVGDDVFADNTIRNFEREGIDTTHVRKVAGVPSGVAPIFVEPDSSNSILIVKGANRHLTPADIDAAAPQLAACALIVLQLEIELDTVYHAIAFGARHGIPVLLNPAPAVADLDFERIRTVEFFVPNETELAIVSGMPVDSRDSAARAAEALVARGLKHVLVTLGSNGSLLVSRDGVRHVPGVPVDARDTTGAGDAYIGCFARCYAASRNALDAMRYASAYAAHSVTGLGTQKSYADTATFERFLRDAGM
- a CDS encoding heavy metal response regulator transcription factor; its protein translation is MRILIVEDEPKTGAYLKKGLEESGFSVDLAKDGGEGLTLAQEERYDVIVLDVMLPVLDGWGVLKRLRDTHTTPVLFLTARDDVQDRVHGLELGADDYLVKPFAFVELLARIRTLARRGPPRETEHLAVGDLEIDVVRRRVKRGATRIDLTPREFSLLQLLARRQGEVLSRTQIASYVWDMNFDSDTNVVEVAIRRLRAKIDDAFPVKLIHTVRGVGYVLEPKDDA
- a CDS encoding heavy metal sensor histidine kinase encodes the protein MRWPRSLAATLALAIAATTLAAFGLVGVYVYASLERQVNTQDDLDIVLAARHTRRLAGELESLDAVRAHTERLTSQVLGNEALSMVVTDGQGDMLVRHNVTLAALDDARPAASAPLADAQLVAPNAAPIPANDRITADRLVTWIAAGGTPMRGVVIEALLGDRTPIHVAIARNMRDRAALLDGYRDRLKLAGGLGALFALLLGYGLIRRALEPLREIVDNTGRITVDKLDTRLDASRAPRELRALVDAQNAMLGRLQQAFSHLSQFSADLAHDLRTPLNNMRGATEVALARPRPADEYQALLESHLEEYDRLARMIDNVLFLARAEHPSFVTRQRAFDVRDELERIAGYFEGLADEAGSTLRVEGQGRLTADVELFRRAIGNLLANALRYTPAGGVITLAVDETPDAVRVVVANPGEPIDPALLPRIFDRFVRGDPARSGGAPGGTAGLGLAIVRSVMELHGGNARVESDAAGTRFMLTFSRPSAS